A single region of the Silene latifolia isolate original U9 population chromosome 8, ASM4854445v1, whole genome shotgun sequence genome encodes:
- the LOC141595742 gene encoding hydroxyproline O-galactosyltransferase GALT3-like: MTTNHRNNVRKLIILSFSFFLFFVTFTLISEIRVSKLSLQSNIHTFTKSPSLNDIRILIGILTMPEQHYKRHNLRMIYGLQRQEGAKVDVRFVLCNITNKEDNVLVKLEIMSYNDIIILNCKENLNEGKTYTYFSSLPTIFGTSGQGSPRPPYHYVMKTDDDTYIRLDNLVKSLRLLPRDDLYYGYVIPDPTLDPFTHYMSGMGYLVSWDLVEWIKKSDIPKNHLRGPEDKVFGEWLRRGGRAKNRFSVKWSMYNYPDPPTRYGHELWPNTIAVHNLKTQERWIRTLEYFNVTKNFRSDIGRAK, from the coding sequence ATGACTACAAACCATAGAAACAATGTCCGAAAATTgatcattctttctttctcatTCTTCTTGTTTTTTGTCACCTTcactttaattagtgaaataaGAGTTTCCAAGCTCTCATTGCAATCAAatatacacactttcaccaagTCTCCATCGTTGAATGACATTAGAATACTCATTGGAATCCTAACAATGCCGGAACAACACTACAAACGACACAACCTACGAATGATTTATGGGTTACAACGACAAGAAGGTGCTAAAGTCGACGTAAGGTTTGTGTTATGCAATATAACAAACAAAGAAGACAATGTATTAGTGAAATTAGAGATTATGAGTTACAATGATATCATAATTCTTAATTGTAAGGAGAATTTGAATGAAGGTAAGACTTACACTTATTTCTCAAGTCTTCCGACTATATTTGGTACTAGTGGCCAAGGTAGTCCTCGACCACCTTATCATTATGTCATGAAGACCGATGATGATACTTATATTAGGCTCGATAATTTGGTCAAGTCCTTAAGGTTGTTGCCTAGGGATGATTTGTACTACGGGTATGTTATTCCTGACCCGACTTTGGACCCATTTACTCACTATATGTCCGGAATGGGATATCTGGTCTCGTGGGACCTAGTTGAATGGATAAAAAAGTCGGATATACCTAAGAACCATCTTAGAGGGCCGGAAGATAAGGTTTTTGGGGAGTGGCTCAGAAGGGGAGGTCGAGCCAAAAACAGGTTTAGTGTTAAGTGGTCGATGTACAATTACCCCGACCCACCAACTAGGTACGGCCATGAATTGTGGCCGAATACAATAGCCGTTCATAATTTGAAGACACAAGAGAGATGGATACGCACATTGGAGTATTTCAACGTCACCAAGAATTTTAGGTCGGACATAGGCCGGGCTAAGTAA
- the LOC141595861 gene encoding cytosolic sulfotransferase 5-like, translating into MSQNQTQENTLIHEDEVNHLMQCLPKASTMNNQLELINYQDTWYASDSKFLRSILMFQRHFVPRDTDLIIASSPKTGTTWLKSLLYAIVTRDEYPIKQTPLLNYHPHELVYRLENDIYGNAFEFPRPNHLNDLPSPRLFHTHLPFTGLPESIIESKCRIVYISRNPFDTFVSLWFFQTKAMKLMDENFNSPSMEDYFEDFCNGLVPHGPFFEHINGYWDRSLEDPNKVLFLKYEDLKDDPRSHVKRLAEFIGMPFSSEEENEGVLDGIIEFCSIKNLKELEVNKNGVLSKYFEKSSFFRNGNVGDWAQYFTPSMVKKMNELIEQKFVSNGLFFQVNP; encoded by the coding sequence atgAGTCAAAACCAAACACAAGAAAATACACTAATCCATGAAGATGAAGTTAATCATCTTATGCAATGCCTTCCAAAAGCTTCAACCATGAACAATCAACTTGAACTAATAAACTACCAAGACACTTGGTACGCATCCGACTCGAAGTTCTTAAGAAGTATCCTTATGTTTCAAAGACATTTCGTGCCTAGAGACACCGATCTCATTATCGCAAGCAGCCCAAAAACCGGTACCACTTGGTTAAAATCTTTACTCTATGCAATTGTAACACGAGACGAGTATCCGATTAAGCAAACCCCTTTGCTTAATTATCATCCACATGAATTAGTTTATCGACTAGAGAACGATATTTATGGCAATGCCTTTGAATTTCCTCGTCCTAACCATCTTAACGACCTTCCTTCACCAAGACTTTTTCACACTCACTTACCATTTACGGGTCTACCCGAGTCAATAATCGAATCCAAGTGTCGTATTGTATACATTAGTCGAAACCCGTTTGATACATTTGTTTCTCTATGGTTCTTTCAAACCAAAGCAATGAAACTTATGGATGAAAATTTCAATAGTCCTAGTATGGAGGACTACTTTGAGGATTTTTGCAATGGGTTGGTCCCACATGGTCCCTTTTTTGAGCATATAAATGGGTATTGGGACCGGAGTTTGGAGGATCCGAATAAGGTGTTGTTTCTGAAGTACGAGGATTTGAAAGACGATCCTAGGTCTCATGTTAAGAGGTTGGCTGAATTTATTGGTATGCCATTTTCTAGTGAAGAGGAAAATGAAGGTGTTTTAGATGGTATAATTGAGTTTTGTAGTATTAAAAATCTTAAGGAATTGGAGGTAAATAAAAATGGAGTATTAAGCAAGTATTTTGAAAAGTCAAGCTTCTTTAGGAATGGGAATGTTGGGGATTGGGCACAATATTTTACACCTTCCATGGTTAAGAAAATGAATGAATTGATTGAACAAAAGTTTGTGAGCAATGGGTTATTCTTTCAAGTGAATCCTTAA
- the LOC141597316 gene encoding uncharacterized protein LOC141597316, whose protein sequence is MFDVLLGRSAFYTKCKSLIKQTRKRIEVVRRKRSATQKFLRKDIADLLANNLDSTAFERADGLIVELILSSCYDFIDHVCEIVLKHLSVLQKLRDCPEDCREAVASLMFAAARFSDLPELRDLRNLLQERYGSSLELYVNQKLVENISAKPPSEENKLQLLRDIALEFSVSWDSRSFEERMSNSAMEKNLKPSLSSPIVAKNKIATPLAEVTIQKTVRDEPILRNVEGELNGTHQLQTQRDSVHGRKDDLKRNTSQPINRNMEGELNGTHQLQTQRASVHGRKDDLKRNTSQPIHRNMEGELNGTHQLQTQRDGVHGRKDDLKHNISQKSESESNKHKPPSYSDEPINKVEDHSISFQRITVLPGVRNSDKVTSIKDGIQINPSTMSQQKSESRPTSYGINSLSPLNKELSEKNHAKSMRKGQVDVTDGPKTNFRGGVPPPYMKPRNNKNKTDGHREDGETLTLNPGNGNRAEKLQTKADISDRLVGRSNLENEDGQTCVTEIYYKGETNADFTPRRRSHRRKHSKSSSTQDIEVNSDERVLRRVSTSRRRHESQMGLQSVVGNDDDPYQREEEEEKNLDKLLLRYSKKPSSGDPGKSRRKDNASKSQHHKAVDGAHLDEDSTPTTSRSVSLPSKQVTETKLEKEFTRAASFQPDTPAKHVHPKLPDYDDLAARFAALRAAKS, encoded by the exons ATGTTCGACGTATTGCTTGGTCGCAGTGCTTTCTATACCAAATG TAAATCGCTGATCAAGCAGACGAGAAAGCGAATCGAAGTGGTGAGACGAAAGCGAAGCGCGACGCAGAAGTTTCTACGGAAAGACATTGCTGATCTTCTTGCTAATAACCTTGATTCCACTGCTTTTGAACGA GCAGATGGATTGATTGTAGAGCTGATTCTATCTTCATGCTATGATTTCATTGATCATGTTTGTGAAATTGTTTTGAAGCACCTTTCAGTCCTACAAAAGCTCAG GGACTGTCCTGAGGACTGCAGGGAGGCTGTGGCATCCTTAATGTTCGCTGCCGCCAGATTTTCTGATTTACCCGAGCTTCGCGATCTTAGAAACTTATTACAGGAAAGATATGGAAGCTCTCTGGAACTCTATGTAAACCAAAAG CTAGTGGAGAATATATCAGCTAAACCGCCTTCTGAGGAGAACAAGCTCCAGTTGTTGCGAGATATAGCATTGGAATTTTCAGTAAGTTGGGACAGCAGGAGCTTTGAAGAGAGGATGTCTAATTCTGCTATGGAGAAG AACCTAAAGCCCAGTCTCAGTTCTCCCATTGTGGCTAAGAATAAAATCGCAACACCTCTTGCTGAAGTAACTATTCAAAAGACGGTCAGAGATGAACCTATTCTTCGAAATGTGGAAGGAGAGTTGAATGGCACACACCAACTCCAAACTCAGAGAGACAGTGTACATGGCAGAAAAGATGATCTGAAGCGTAATACATCTCAACCTATTAATCGAAATATGGAAGGAGAGTTAAATGGCACACACCAACTCCAGACTCAGAGAGCCAGTGTACATGGCAGAAAAGATGATCTGAAGCGTAATACATCTCAACCTATTCATCGAAATATGGAAGGAGAGTTAAATGGCACACACCAACTCCAGACTCAGAGAGACGGTGTACATGGCAGAAAAGATGATCTGAAGCATAATATATCTCAAAAATCGGAGTCCGAGAGTAATAAGCACAAGCCACCTTCTTACAGTGACGAGCCAATCAATAAAGTAGAGGACCATTCCATTTCTTTTCAAAGGATAACAGTATTGCCTGGGGTACGCAATTCGGATAAAGTTACCAGTATTAAAGATGGAATTCAGATTAACCCTTCAACCATGTCTCAACAAAAATCAGAATCACGGCCTACTAGTTATGGTATAAATTCACTGTCTCCTTTAAATAAAGAACTTTCTGAAAAAAATCATGCAAAATCTATGAGAAAGGGGCAAGTTGATGTGACAGATGGCCCAAAAACGAATTTCAGAGGAGGCGTTCCACCTCCATATATGAAACCAAGAAACAACAAGAACAAAACTGATGGTCACAGAGAAGACGGTGAAACATTAACCCTCAATCCAGGCAATGGCAATAGAGCAGAGAAGCTCCAGACAAAAGCAGATATTTCAGATCGCCTGGTTGGGAGGAGTAATTTAGAAAACGAGGATGGCCAGACCTGCGTTACAGAAATTTACTACAAGGGCGAGACCAATGCTGATTTCACCCCTCGAAGAAGATCACATAGGAGGAAACATTCGAAATCTTCTTCCACTCAGGACATAGAAGTCAATAGTGACGAAAGGGTTCTTCGACGAGTTTCTACTAGCAGAAGGAGACACGAATCACAAATGGGATTGCAAAGCGTGGTTGGTAATGATGATGATCCTTACCAGAGGGAGGAAGAAGAGGaaaagaatcttgacaagttgtTACTCCGCTACAGCAAGAAGCCCTCCTCGGGCGATCCAGGAAAGTCAAGGAGAAAAGATAATGCCAGCAAATCTCAGCATCATAAAGCCGTAGATGGAGCCCACCTGGATGAGGATTCAACACCAACAACATCTAGGTCGGTTTCTCTTCCGTCTAAACAAGTGACTGAAACCAAGCTTGAGAAGGAGTTTACCCGTGCAGCTTCTTTTCAGCCAGACACGCCTGCAAAGCATGTGCATCCCAAGCTTCCCGACTATGATGATTTAGCTGCAAGATTTGCTGCCTTAAGAGCGGCTAAAAGCTGA